In Paraburkholderia caballeronis, the following proteins share a genomic window:
- the nifA gene encoding nif-specific transcriptional activator NifA → MQKSSAGEARRELDAVYEVSKTLVSSLDVAQTFRTSLQYLLHALEWRRAFVVVAEADGQLHGMCSAGLSSDEHQRIRFHPGEGIVGRVYKSGLPAVVPDVRDEPMFLDRTGSAGEPGEFGEFGTARVALLATPIRQEHHTLGVLAVFCVNPDGARMFAGDLYLMKIVSTLMGQALLLHRSVSAAHDRMQEEVRRMQKAIRPFQPLDQVVGVSEPMRRIFEQVHQVAPARTTVLLRGESGTGKEVIARAIHRLSPRREQAFVSVNCAALTESLLESELFGHEKGAFTGAQGQRKGRFELAHGGTLFLDEIGDISPSFQAKLLRVLQEREFERVGGAAPVKVDVRLILATNRNLERMVKEGEFRADLYYRINVVSIQLPPLRERREDIPAMAQYFLDRFNRDNSRSLRFSPDAMRVLTSCYWPGNVRELENCVERTATMTHHDVIDRLAFLCQEDQCLTRVLHHIEREDAVRPARLVDIPIREIPGMPAGHAGAGSRDGDLPFALPDGLAGELADDETAADLHDGAQDGKPEGERERLIWAMERCGWVQAKAARLLRITPRQIGYALHKYGIEVRRF, encoded by the coding sequence ATGCAGAAGTCGAGTGCAGGCGAGGCCCGTCGTGAGCTTGACGCGGTCTATGAGGTCAGCAAGACGCTGGTGTCGTCGCTGGACGTCGCGCAGACGTTCCGCACGTCGCTGCAGTACCTGCTGCACGCTCTCGAATGGCGGCGCGCGTTCGTCGTCGTCGCGGAAGCCGACGGCCAGCTGCACGGAATGTGTAGCGCGGGCCTGTCGAGCGACGAGCACCAGCGCATCCGCTTTCATCCGGGCGAGGGCATCGTCGGGCGGGTCTACAAGAGCGGCCTGCCGGCGGTCGTGCCGGACGTGCGCGACGAACCGATGTTTCTCGACCGTACCGGCAGCGCGGGCGAGCCCGGCGAATTCGGCGAATTCGGCACGGCGCGGGTCGCGCTGCTCGCCACGCCGATCCGCCAGGAGCATCACACGCTCGGCGTGCTCGCGGTGTTCTGCGTGAATCCGGACGGCGCGCGGATGTTCGCGGGCGACCTGTATCTGATGAAGATCGTGTCGACGCTGATGGGCCAGGCGCTGCTGCTTCATCGCAGCGTGAGCGCCGCGCACGACCGGATGCAGGAAGAAGTGCGGCGCATGCAGAAGGCGATCCGCCCGTTTCAGCCGCTCGACCAGGTGGTCGGCGTGTCCGAGCCGATGCGGCGGATCTTCGAGCAGGTTCACCAGGTCGCGCCCGCGCGGACCACGGTGCTGCTGCGAGGCGAAAGCGGCACCGGCAAGGAGGTGATCGCGCGCGCGATTCACCGTCTTTCGCCGCGCCGGGAGCAGGCGTTCGTGTCGGTCAACTGCGCGGCGCTGACCGAATCGCTGCTGGAGAGCGAACTGTTCGGCCACGAGAAAGGCGCGTTCACCGGCGCGCAGGGTCAGCGCAAGGGCCGTTTCGAACTGGCGCACGGCGGAACGCTTTTTCTCGACGAGATCGGCGACATCTCGCCGTCGTTCCAGGCGAAGCTGCTGCGCGTGCTGCAGGAGCGCGAGTTCGAGCGGGTCGGCGGCGCGGCGCCGGTGAAGGTGGACGTGCGGCTCATTCTCGCGACCAACCGCAATCTCGAACGGATGGTGAAGGAGGGCGAGTTCCGCGCGGACCTGTACTACCGCATCAACGTGGTGAGCATCCAGTTGCCGCCGCTGCGCGAGCGGCGCGAGGACATTCCGGCGATGGCGCAGTATTTCCTCGATCGCTTCAATCGCGACAACAGCCGCTCGCTGCGCTTCAGCCCGGACGCGATGCGCGTGCTGACGAGCTGCTACTGGCCGGGCAACGTGCGCGAACTGGAGAACTGCGTCGAGCGCACCGCGACGATGACGCACCACGACGTGATCGACCGGCTGGCATTCCTTTGCCAGGAGGACCAGTGCCTGACCCGCGTGCTGCATCACATCGAGCGCGAGGACGCGGTGCGCCCCGCGCGTCTCGTCGACATCCCGATCCGCGAGATTCCGGGCATGCCGGCCGGGCACGCGGGGGCCGGCTCGCGTGACGGCGACCTGCCGTTCGCGCTGCCGGATGGACTGGCGGGCGAACTGGCGGACGACGAAACCGCGGCCGACCTCCACGACGGCGCGCAAGACGGCAAGCCCGAAGGCGAGCGCGAGCGGCTCATCTGGGCGATGGAGCGTTGCGGCTGGGTGCAGGCGAAGGCCGCGCGCCTGCTGAGGATCACGCCGCGGCAGATCGGCTACGCGCTCCACAAGTACGGCATCGAGGTGCGCCGCTTCTAG